Proteins found in one Streptococcus criceti HS-6 genomic segment:
- a CDS encoding carbohydrate ABC transporter permease, producing MQFRKFFNKYWGWSFLIIPLLLQAIFFYLPMIQGAFYSLTDWTGLTYNFHFVGLNNYKILATDNKFLSAIGFTLILTVCLIVGEIALGIFIARALNSKIKGQTFFRAWFFFPAVLSGLTVSLIFKQIFNYGLPAIGSALHIDFLKVSLLGTNAGAIFSVIFVLLWQGLAMPIIIFLSGLQSIPSEIIEAAEIDGASSRQIFWSVELPYLLPSISIVFIMALKAGLTAFDQIFALTGGGPNDSTTSLGLLVYNYAFKNNSYGYANAIALVLFVIIGIISILQIRLSKKFEI from the coding sequence ATGCAGTTTAGAAAATTTTTCAACAAATATTGGGGCTGGTCATTTCTGATTATTCCCTTACTTTTACAGGCTATTTTCTTCTATCTGCCTATGATTCAGGGAGCTTTTTATAGTTTGACTGACTGGACGGGCTTAACCTACAATTTCCATTTTGTTGGTCTCAACAACTATAAGATTTTGGCCACAGATAACAAGTTTCTGTCCGCTATTGGATTCACCCTGATTCTGACTGTTTGTCTCATCGTTGGTGAGATTGCTTTGGGGATTTTCATTGCTAGGGCTCTCAATTCAAAAATCAAAGGACAGACCTTCTTTAGAGCTTGGTTCTTCTTTCCAGCAGTTCTGTCTGGGTTGACCGTTTCCTTGATTTTTAAACAAATTTTTAATTACGGTCTGCCTGCTATCGGTTCTGCTCTGCATATTGACTTTTTGAAGGTCAGTTTATTAGGGACTAATGCAGGTGCTATTTTCTCCGTTATCTTTGTCCTCTTATGGCAAGGATTAGCCATGCCAATTATTATTTTTCTCTCGGGTCTGCAAAGTATTCCATCTGAAATTATTGAAGCAGCTGAAATTGACGGAGCAAGCAGTCGCCAGATTTTTTGGAGTGTAGAGCTGCCCTACCTCCTTCCAAGCATCTCAATTGTCTTTATTATGGCTCTGAAAGCAGGGCTAACTGCCTTTGACCAAATTTTTGCCCTGACTGGTGGTGGACCAAATGACTCTACGACATCTCTAGGACTCTTGGTCTATAACTATGCCTTTAAGAATAATTCTTATGGCTATGCCAATGCTATTGCCCTTGTTCTCTTTGTCATTATCGGTATCATTTCTATTTTGCAAATTAGACTGTCTAAAAAGTTTGAAATTTAA
- a CDS encoding carbohydrate ABC transporter permease codes for MKKHKTLDNFWNYVLLSAGGFLILIPLLVTVFSSFKTTKDIMENFFSWPNPFTLDNYQRLLNDGIGSYFWNSTIITVVSVAVVMLFVPAAAYSIARNMSRKKAFAIMYSLLILGIFVPFQVIMIPITVMMNRLGLANIWGLIILYLTYAIPQTLFLYVGYIKMSVPDSLDEAAEIDGADRFTTYFKVIFPMLKPMHATTLIINALWFWNDFMLPLLILNKDSKLWTLPLFQYNYTGQYFNDYGPSFASYIVGIITITIVYLIFQKHIISGMSNGAVK; via the coding sequence ATGAAAAAACATAAAACTCTTGATAATTTTTGGAACTATGTCCTTCTCAGCGCTGGCGGTTTTCTTATTTTAATACCCTTACTGGTTACCGTTTTTAGCTCCTTTAAAACCACTAAGGATATTATGGAGAATTTTTTCTCTTGGCCAAATCCTTTTACCTTAGATAACTATCAAAGACTCTTAAATGATGGTATTGGTAGTTACTTCTGGAATTCCACCATTATCACCGTTGTTTCGGTCGCTGTTGTTATGCTTTTCGTTCCAGCGGCAGCTTACTCCATTGCTCGCAATATGTCTCGGAAGAAGGCCTTTGCTATCATGTATAGCCTTTTGATTCTTGGGATTTTCGTGCCCTTCCAAGTCATTATGATTCCTATTACTGTGATGATGAATCGGCTTGGTTTAGCTAATATATGGGGGTTGATTATCCTCTACCTAACCTATGCTATCCCTCAGACTCTTTTTCTCTATGTTGGATATATCAAGATGAGCGTTCCAGATAGTCTGGATGAAGCGGCAGAAATTGATGGGGCAGATAGGTTCACGACTTATTTCAAAGTTATCTTTCCCATGCTCAAACCTATGCATGCGACGACCCTCATTATCAATGCTCTCTGGTTCTGGAATGACTTCATGTTACCCCTCTTGATTTTGAACAAGGATTCCAAACTTTGGACCTTGCCTCTCTTCCAATACAATTATACTGGTCAGTATTTCAATGACTATGGACCAAGCTTTGCGTCCTATATTGTCGGCATTATCACTATCACCATCGTCTACCTGATCTTCCAAAAGCATATCATTTCAGGAATGAGCAATGGTGCTGTCAAATGA
- a CDS encoding extracellular solute-binding protein produces MKWFNQVKFILGLGMVILAAVFLTACHKDSLPSGKVTIEYFNQKKEMSKTLKEIAKDFEKENPKIHVKVVDVPNPGDVLKSRMLSGDVPDVINIYPQNVDFQEWAKAGYFEDMTHKSYVNNIKNNYAQKYAIKKKVYNVPLSANVYGIYYNKTAFAKLGLKVPETWNEFESLVDTIIKNKQTPFAIAGSEGWTLNGYNQLAFVTSAGSRKVVNDYLRFSKPDSIKASDPLMKKDIERLDLLRKKGALQTNWQGASYNDALVSFAKGDALMTPNGSWALTVIKQQDPNFEIGTFAFPGEKKGDSLTIGAGDLALSISSKSKHKSAANKFVAYMTTAKAMQKYYDIDGSPIAVKGVKEKSDSELANLNKLAFTNRHLVWLAQDWTSENDFFTLTSNYLTTGNKQGYADDLNAFFNPMKATE; encoded by the coding sequence TTTAACCAAGTAAAATTCATTCTAGGCTTAGGAATGGTAATATTGGCGGCTGTATTTTTAACGGCATGTCACAAGGATTCCTTGCCTAGTGGAAAAGTAACGATTGAATATTTCAATCAGAAAAAGGAAATGTCCAAGACCTTGAAGGAAATCGCTAAAGATTTTGAAAAGGAAAATCCTAAGATTCATGTCAAGGTTGTCGATGTACCCAATCCTGGTGATGTCTTGAAATCACGGATGCTCTCAGGTGACGTCCCCGATGTCATTAATATCTACCCACAAAATGTTGATTTCCAAGAGTGGGCAAAGGCGGGTTATTTTGAAGATATGACCCATAAGTCCTATGTTAATAATATTAAAAATAACTATGCCCAGAAGTATGCTATCAAGAAAAAAGTTTACAATGTTCCTCTCTCCGCTAATGTTTATGGTATCTACTATAATAAGACAGCCTTTGCCAAACTTGGTTTAAAGGTGCCAGAAACTTGGAATGAATTTGAAAGCTTAGTTGATACCATCATCAAAAACAAGCAAACACCATTTGCCATCGCTGGTTCTGAAGGTTGGACGCTTAATGGGTATAATCAACTGGCCTTTGTAACCTCAGCGGGTAGCAGAAAAGTAGTCAATGATTATCTGCGTTTTTCAAAACCTGATTCGATTAAAGCTAGTGATCCCTTGATGAAAAAGGATATTGAACGCCTCGACCTTCTGCGTAAAAAAGGTGCCCTTCAAACCAACTGGCAAGGTGCCAGCTACAATGATGCTTTAGTTAGCTTCGCTAAAGGAGATGCCTTAATGACGCCAAATGGTTCTTGGGCCTTGACCGTTATTAAACAACAGGATCCAAATTTTGAAATTGGTACCTTTGCGTTTCCAGGTGAAAAGAAAGGAGATTCTCTAACTATCGGCGCAGGTGATTTGGCTCTCTCTATCTCCTCTAAAAGCAAACACAAGAGTGCAGCTAATAAGTTTGTGGCTTATATGACAACAGCTAAGGCTATGCAAAAATACTATGATATTGACGGCTCGCCAATTGCGGTTAAGGGTGTCAAAGAAAAATCTGATTCCGAGTTAGCTAATCTTAATAAGTTAGCTTTTACCAATCGTCACTTGGTTTGGTTAGCTCAAGATTGGACCAGCGAGAACGATTTCTTCACCTTGACCAGCAACTATCTGACAACTGGTAATAAGCAAGGTTATGCTGATGATTTGAATGCCTTCTTTAATCCCATGAAGGCGACGGAATAG
- the gtfA gene encoding sucrose phosphorylase, giving the protein MTLTNKTMLITYSDSLGRNLKELDENISIYFGDAIGGVHLLPFFPSTGDRGFAPVDYDKVDPAFGDWDDVKRLGAKYYLMFDFMINHISRQSKYYKDFQEKKDASDYADLFLRWEKFWPENRPTQADIDLIYKRKDKAPMQEIVFADGTKEHLWNTFGEEQIDLDVTKEVTMDFIKKNIEHLAVNGCDLIRLDAFAYAVKKLDTNDFFVEPEIWDLLTKVQTIAKEAGADILPEIHEHYSIQFKIAEHDYFIYDFALPMVTLYSLYSGRVQRLADWLAKSPMKQFTTLDTHDGIGVVDVKDILTDEEIAYTSDQLYKVGANVNRKYSTAEYNNLDIYQINSTYYSALGDDDKKYFLARLIQAFAPGIPQVYYVGLLAGKNDLKLLEKTKEGRNINRHYYSSEEIAHEVERPVVKALIKLFSYRNNSQAFDLDGSLETEVLDDHTIVIKRSNQDKSALAQAVINLQDLTYQVTENGQTITFE; this is encoded by the coding sequence ATGACACTAACAAATAAAACGATGTTAATTACCTACTCAGATAGTTTAGGTAGGAACCTAAAAGAGCTGGATGAAAATATCAGCATCTATTTTGGAGATGCAATTGGAGGCGTCCATCTCCTGCCTTTCTTCCCCTCGACAGGAGATAGGGGATTCGCTCCAGTTGATTACGATAAGGTGGATCCTGCTTTTGGTGACTGGGATGATGTCAAACGTTTAGGTGCTAAATACTACCTGATGTTTGATTTTATGATTAATCATATCTCCCGTCAATCTAAGTATTATAAGGATTTTCAAGAGAAAAAAGATGCTTCTGACTATGCGGATTTATTTCTGCGCTGGGAAAAATTCTGGCCGGAAAACCGTCCCACCCAAGCAGATATTGATTTAATTTATAAACGTAAAGACAAGGCTCCTATGCAGGAGATTGTCTTCGCCGATGGAACCAAAGAACATCTCTGGAATACTTTCGGAGAAGAGCAAATTGATCTAGATGTTACTAAAGAAGTGACCATGGACTTTATCAAAAAAAACATCGAGCATCTAGCAGTCAATGGTTGTGATCTCATTCGCCTGGATGCCTTTGCCTACGCCGTGAAAAAATTGGACACTAATGATTTCTTTGTCGAACCAGAAATTTGGGATCTCCTAACCAAGGTACAGACAATCGCCAAGGAAGCAGGGGCAGATATCCTGCCGGAAATACATGAGCATTATTCTATCCAGTTCAAAATTGCTGAGCATGACTATTTCATTTATGATTTTGCCCTTCCAATGGTAACCCTTTACTCTCTTTATAGCGGTAGGGTGCAACGTTTGGCAGATTGGCTGGCTAAAAGTCCTATGAAGCAATTTACTACGCTGGATACCCATGATGGCATTGGAGTTGTAGATGTTAAAGATATCTTGACAGACGAGGAAATTGCTTACACTTCCGATCAACTCTACAAGGTTGGAGCCAACGTCAATCGCAAATATTCAACGGCAGAATATAATAACCTTGATATTTATCAAATCAACTCGACCTACTATTCAGCCCTTGGTGACGATGACAAGAAGTATTTCTTAGCTCGTCTCATTCAAGCTTTTGCACCAGGGATTCCACAAGTTTATTATGTTGGACTTTTGGCTGGAAAAAACGATCTGAAGCTCTTGGAAAAAACCAAGGAAGGTCGCAATATCAATCGTCATTATTATAGCAGTGAAGAGATTGCTCACGAGGTTGAACGGCCAGTTGTCAAAGCTTTGATCAAACTGTTTAGCTATCGCAACAACTCTCAAGCTTTCGACTTAGACGGCAGCCTTGAAACGGAAGTTCTGGATGACCACACCATCGTTATCAAGCGTTCTAATCAGGACAAGAGTGCTTTAGCTCAAGCTGTTATTAATTTGCAAGATTTAACCTATCAGGTCACTGAGAATGGTCAAACCATTACATTCGAATGA